A section of the Pochonia chlamydosporia 170 chromosome 2, whole genome shotgun sequence genome encodes:
- a CDS encoding major facilitator superfamily transporter (similar to Cordyceps militaris CM01 XP_006667938.1), with amino-acid sequence MPASSPRRGSRNASEQTPLLQDDQCSISSITDYSNHLENGTAKSTSEPSSQGKPLPKGQIILLCYARMMEPIAFFSIFPFIAQMVQRNGNLPESDVGFYSGIIESIFSATQTVVLIFWGRLADRVGRKPILIYSLCGLAIGPALFGVATSIGEMILFRCIAGVFSGSSLIIRTMIGDHSTPETQAVAFSWFAFAGNVGIFLGPIIGGVLADPVNQYPGLFGGNVFFENYPYALPGLVVGAISATGAITSMLFLEETLNRDESPTENSTGTTETHDAPKMTIWQLVRAPGVGAVLWIYGHVMFLAFAFTAILPVALFTPVEIGGLGCSAAQISIYMAAQGGSQAIWLLLAFPFLQRRLGTKGVLRMCAFAYPLFFAGYIAMNTLLRDGSKMAMVWFWILGSAVAFIGPGVSMAFTGVQLALNDVSPAAHLLGTLNAVALTCTSAIRSIVPGVATAVYAVGVRHQILWGHLAWVILIPISMALTICLKWLRNDRAR; translated from the coding sequence ATGCCGGCGTCAAGTCCACGGCGAGGCAGCCGCAATGCCAGTGAACAAACACCCCTTCTTCAAGATGACCAGTGTTCCATCTCAAGCATAACCGACTACTCGAACCATCTGGAAAATGGTACTGCAAAATCCACCTCCGAACCCTCCAGCCAGGGAAAGCCGCTTCCCAAAGGTCAAATCATCCTGCTTTGCTACGCCCGCATGATGGAGCCtattgccttcttctccatcttcccCTTCATTGCGCAAATGGTCCAACGCAATGGGAACCTTCCCGAGTCGGATGTCGGCTTCTACAGCGGCATCATCGagtccatcttctcggcTACCCAGACCGTCGTGCTCATCTTCTGGGGCCGACTGGCCGATAGAGTAGGCCGTAAACCCATCTTGATCTACAGTCTTTGCGGACTGGCAATCGGACCGGCGTTGTTCGGCGTCGCAACCAGCATTGGGGAGATGATTCTGTTTAGATGTATCGCCGGTGTGTTTTCAGGCTCCAGTCTGATTATACGAACTATGATTGGCGACCATAGCACGCCGGAGACGCAGGCCGTTGCGTTTAGTTGGTTTGCGTTTGCAGGCAATGTCGGCATCTTCCTTGGCCCTATTATCGGTGGTGTTCTCGCAGATCCTGTGAACCAGTATCCAGGTCTCTTTGGCGGTAATGTTTTCTTTGAAAACTATCCATATGCACTTCCGGGTCTGGTTGTTGGCGCCATCAGCGCAACTGGTGCAATAACTTCGATGCTCTTCCTTgaagaaacattgaatcgGGATGAATCCCCAACCGAAAACTCAACCGGCACCACTGAAACCCACGACGCTCCAAAGATGACGATATGGCAGCTTGTCAGAGCTCCTGGTGTTGGGGCAGTCTTATGGATATACGGCCACGTCATgtttcttgcctttgcctttaCAGCCATTCTTCCCGTCGCATTGTTCACCCCAGTCGAAATCGGCGGTTTGGGATGCTCAGCTGCCCAAATTTCTATTTACATGGCTGCCCAGGGCGGCAGTCAGGCGATTTGGTTGTTGCTCGCCTTCCCGTTCCTGCAGCGCCGTCTGGGAACCAAGGGGGTGCTGCGCATGTGTGCCTTTGCGTATCCCCTATTCTTCGCAGGCTACATTGCCATGAACACTCTGCTCCGGGATGGTAGCAAGATGGCAATGGTTTGGTTCTGGATACTGGGTTCAGCCGTGGCATTTATCGGTCCTGGTGTGTCCATGGCCTTCACCGGAGTGCAGCTCGCATTGAACGACGTATCTCCAGCAGCGCATCTCCTGGGAACTCTCAATGCTGTCGCGTTGACTTGCACCAGTGCCATCCGTTCGATTGTGCCTGGAGTTGCCACTGCCGTCTACGCTGTCGGTGTCCGTCATCAAATCCTTTGGGGTCACCTCGCCTGGGTGATTCTCATCCCAATATCCATGGCGTTGACGATATGTTTGAAGTGGTTGCGTAATGATAGGGCCCGATGA
- a CDS encoding transmembrane alpha-helix domain-containing protein (similar to Metarhizium robertsii ARSEF 23 XP_007823351.1): MSSTDSQRASITKNTPSVVTSFAKNPLTTTFTRPKSCDGIYLSGFLAMVDVSSSCLPDGFKTDAYFSPGLICPSGYISACHDTTGVKSITTVTCCPTLKDPNVSLGCVTTSTLTDSWSTLFCTWIGPESSDSTLPVTTSDRGVTSVKNLGFHSPGGLNAFGIRMVYEASDLSTETKTTATPTGSASQSSGGAATSNPPSDTSNSGGLSTGAKVAIGVVIPIIALAALLGAFFWWRRRKHHYQVQPQTEGKPQPQPQPRAELHGTHLNELMAHSNDPVELPASNPGDHPDPGKAASSARWA; encoded by the coding sequence ATGTCTTCCACAGATTCGCAGCGAGCGTCGATCACGAAAAACACGCCATCCGTCGTAACGTCCTTTGCCAAGAACCCCCTGACGACGACATTTACTCGACCCAAATCTTGCGATGGCATCTATCTCTCCGGCTTTCTGGCCATGGTAGACGTGAGCTCCTCATGTCTGCCGGATGGTTTCAAAACGGATGCCTATTTCTCACCCGGTCTCATCTGTCCGTCGGGATATATCTCTGCCTGTCATGATACAACCGGCGTGAAGTCCATAACGACAGTGACTTGCTGTCCAACACTCAAAGACCCAAATGTTTCACTTGGCTGTGTTACCACGAGTACCTTAACAGACAGTTGGTCAACTTTGTTCTGCACTTGGATCGGACCTGAAAGCTCAGACTCAACACTGCCTGTTACAACCAGCGACAGGGGTGTAACGTCCGTTAAAAATCTTGGTTTTCATAGCCCTGGAGGTTTGAACGCATTTGGCATTCGAATGGTCTACGAAGCCTCTGACCTTTCAACCGAGACGAAGACGACAGCAACACCCACCGGTTCTGCCTCGCAATCATCAGGCGGCGCCGCAACTTCGAATCCTCCCTCAGACACGTCGAACTCAGGTGGACTATCGACAGGCGCCAAAGTAGCAATAGGTGTCGTTATTCCAATTATTGCACTCGCTGCTCTGCTTGGAGCCTTTTTCTGGTGGCGAAGGCGCAAGCACCATTACCAGGTGCAGCCTCAGACCGAAGGCAAACCGCAGccccaacctcaacctcgcGCCGAGCTGCATGGAACGCATCTGAATGAGCTCATGGCTCATTCAAACGACCCTGTAGAGCTACCAGCTTCAAATCCAGGTGATCATCCCGATCCTGGTAAGGCCGCATCGTCTGCGAGATGGGCTTAG
- a CDS encoding surfeit locus protein 5 subunit 22 of mediator complex domain-containing protein — protein sequence MDRSQPSSSNLMDNHNRLVADILTRYRTLMMLATVQAEGERNNATPETMAVSGISMKMEFDGLNSSIKDLLSLSRKIKELWVFGPLGQGDPDRKAKEAQIEEDVSQVSALLNGLEGGRMKELAERCGGSWDVLGKDDAAK from the exons ATGGATCGATCTCAACCCTCATCGTCCAATCTAATGG ACAACCACAACCGCCTCGTAGCAGACATACTAACACGCTACCGCACGCTCATGATGCTCGCGACCGTCCAAGCAGAAGGGGAGCGTAACAACGCTACGCCTGAGACTATGGCCGTGAGCGGCATCTccatgaagatggagtttgaTGGCCTG AACTCCTCCATCAAGGACCTCTTGTCGCTGTCGCGCAAAATTAAAGAACTATGGGTATTTGGACCTTTAGGTCAAGGTGATCCTGATagaaaggcaaaggaggcGCAGATTGAGGAGGATGTGTCGCAGGTTTCGGCCCTGCTGAACGGTCTTGAGGGCGGGAGAATGAAGGAATTGGCGGAGAGGTGTGGAGGTTCGTGGGACGTGTTGGGGAAAGATGATGCGGCGAAATGA